In Alteromonas sp. RKMC-009, the genomic stretch AACTAATACAACTGTTTTTCAGACGAGCCGCTTGTGTAAAAAGGTGGAAAGACCACCGAAGCACCTGTTGAACTACTGGAGAAACCTGATGAAAAGTCGAACAGTTTCACGTCACCTGATTAGCTCTGCTGTCGGTCTGGCCTTGTCTCTTAGCACCTTAGGCGGTGTTCAGGCGGCAGGCGTTACCGATAAGGACATACTTAACGACGCTAATACCACCGGCGATGTTTTAAGTTATGGCATGGGCCCGCGCGGACAGCGCTTCAGCCCGCTGGACACACTGAATACAAAAAACGTTAAGAAAATGCACCCTGTGTGGGCGTTCTCGCTGGGTGGTGAGAAACAGCGCGGTCAGGAATCACAGCCTCTGGTACACGATGGCGTGATGTTCGTAACAGGTTCTTATTCACGTATTTATGCCATTGACGTTAAAACCGGTGATGAGCTGTGGCAATACGAAGCCCGTCTGCCAGACGGCATCATGCCTTGCTGTGACGTTATCAACCGTGGTGCCGCACTGTATGACGACCTGGTTATCTTCGGTACGCTGGATGCGATTCTGGTCGCCCTTGACCAGAAAACCGGTAAAGTGAAATGGCGTAAGAAAATGGGTGACTATAAAGCAGGTTACTCATTCACTGCTGCGCCTATGATTGTAAAAGGTAAAGTTATCACCGGTATTTCTGGTGGTGAATTCGGTATCGTAGGTAAAGTTGAAGCCCGCGATGCGAAAACCGGTGAACTGGTATGGACCCGTCCTACTGTTGAAGGTCACATGGGTTACCTGAACGGTGAAGAAAACGGCATCACCGGTGGTGAAGCAAACAAAACCTGGACTGGCGACCTGTGGAAAACAGGTGGTGCAGCAACATGGCTTGGCGGTACTTACGACCCTGATCAAGACCTGATCTTCATGGGTACAGGTAACCCTGCACCGTGGAACTCTCACTTACGTCCTGGTGACAACCTGTACTCTTCTTCACGTCTGGCTATCGATCCTGACACAGGCAAAATCGTTTGGCACTTCCAGACCACACCACATGATGGCTGGGATTTCGACGGCGTAAACGAACTGATTGCGTTTGACTATAAAGAAAAAGGTAAAACCGTTAAAGCGGCCGCAACGGCTGACCGTAACGGTTTCTTCTATGTCCTTAACCGTGAAAACGGCGAATTCCTCCGTGGCTTCCCGTTCGTCAGCGGTATCACGTGGGCTGAAGGCCTGAATGATGATGGTACGCCAATTTACAAAGAGGGCGGTCGCCCGGGTAACCCTGCTGAAAGCGAGAACGGTGAGAAAGGCGAAACTGTATTCTCAGTACCTTCATTCCTGGGTGGTAAGAACTGGATGCCTATGGCGTACAGCCAGGACACAGGTCTGTTCTATGTACCTTCTAACGAATGGGGCATGGACATCTGGAACGAGCCGGTAAGCTATAAGAAAGGTGCGGCTTACCTGGGTTCTGGTTTCACTATCAAATCTGTTTACGAAGATCACATCGGTTCACTGAAAGCCATCGATCCTAAGACCGGTAAAACTGTCTGGGAATATAAAAACAACGCACCTCTGTGGGGCGGTGTTCTGGCCACTGCGGGTAATCTGGTCTTTACCGGTACACCTGAAGGCTACCTGATGGGCTTCGATGCCAAAACAGGTGAAGAAGTTTACCGGTTCAATACAGGTTCAGGCATCGTCGGCTCTCCGGTTACATGGGAAATGGACGGTGAGCAGTACCTGAGTATCTTGTCTGGCTGGGGCGGCGCAGTACCTCTTTGGGGTGGTGAAGTTGCCAAACGCGTAAAAGACATCAACCAGGGCGGCACAGTCTGGACCTTCAAGTTGCCTCGCTCGTAACGCGGGCATCGTAGCAGGGCTTTGGTCCCACAACCCTGTTACGAGTTTTTCTTCAAAGAGCTGGTATGGACCTGACGCCGGCTCTTTTTTTAAGGACCCGCCTCATGACAGGATTCATCCATACTGCCTTTTTAAGAACCTTCTTCTTTATTTCACTCTGCTTTAGCGCATGTGCCACTCTGGCCGAAGAAGTCAATATCGATGATTCCCTTATCCAATCCATCTTTCCTAAAGCCACGCTCATTGGCGACAAGCAAAGTGATGTCCCCGTGCAACCGGTTTATCAGTTACAGGAATTGCTGGGCTATGTATTCGCCAGTAATGATCTGGTGAATTTACCCGGCTTCTCAGGTACCCGTATCAACCTGCTTATCGGCATCGACACCGCCGGCAATGTGAAAGGCATCCGGATAATCAATCACCACGAGCCCATTTTCCTGCACGGGCTCGGCCCGGAACCCATGCTCAATTTCATAAACCAGTATGAAGGTCTGAATGTGGGACAGCGGGTAATTGTAGATTCTGCCGCAAAGAATAATCCGGACGATCCTTCTACGGTGCATGTGGATGGCGTGACTAAAGCCACGGTGTCGGTGATCATCATTAACGACACCATTTTGCTGTCTTCGCTTAAAGTCGCACGTCAGTTATTGTCCGGGTTCGCCAGCTCCCCGCTGGCCACACCGAAAGAGGTATATGAAGAAAAAAGCTGGCAGCAGTTGCTGGAAGAAGGTCTGGTTCGTCAATGGCGTATCAGCCAGCAGGACATGGCTGACGGCTTCAACATTGAGCTCGATACCTTCCCCGGCGATACCTTTGACCTTTCTTACGACAACTTCGACGTGTATTACGCCTACCTGAACGCCCCGACTATCGGGCGTAATTTGTTGGGTGACAGCGAGTATCAACGCTTAATGGGTATTCTCAAACCCAATGAACAGGCATTCCTGGTGATGTCAGAAGGTTTCTTCAGCTATCTGGAAGACGACTTCAAACCCGGCACGGTAGCCAATCGCATTTCGCTGACGCAGAATGATTTGCCCTTCCCCATGCGGGATTTAAACTTCTACAGTTATGCCGACCAGCAATTGGGCGCAGGCATGCCTGAGAGCGACGATGTGCAGGTATTCGTGGTAAACACCCAGTCCGGATTCAACCCCGGTGATACCATGTCGCTGAACCTGAATATTGATATTGCCCGCAACCACCTCATCCGCAATCAACTGCACCTGCACGACGACTACAGCTTGCCTGAATCCCTGTTTGATTTTGCTGAAGCCGTTGTAGAAGAAGCGCCGAAAGCGCCCTGGGTTCGGATTTGGGAAAACCGCATCGTGGATATTTCCGTTCTGGTGGTAAGCCTTATTCTGGTCACGTTGATTTTTATCTTCCAGCATCGTTTGTCGGCTAACGAGAAGCTATTCCGCTGGGTTCGCTGGAGTTTCCTGACCTACACACTGATTTTCATTGGCTGGCTGTGGCAGGGACAGCTTTCCATCGTCAATATTTATCCAATCTTGCAAAGTGTGATTAATGGTTTCGACATCAATATGTATTTGATGGACCCCATTCTTTTCATTCTCTGGAGCTACGTATTCGTAAGTCTGTTTATTGTTGGTCGCGGTATCTTCTGCGGCTGGCTGTGCCCGTTTGGCGCACTGCAAGAAATGGTGGGCTGGATAGCGAAAAAGCTGCGTATCCGTCAGAAGAAGGTGCCTTTCGACACTCACAGTAAACTCTGGTGGGTTAAGTACGCCATTCTGATTGGCCTGGTAATCACCTCTTTCGCCTCAGTGAGAGTGGCTGAA encodes the following:
- a CDS encoding PQQ-dependent methanol/ethanol family dehydrogenase → MKSRTVSRHLISSAVGLALSLSTLGGVQAAGVTDKDILNDANTTGDVLSYGMGPRGQRFSPLDTLNTKNVKKMHPVWAFSLGGEKQRGQESQPLVHDGVMFVTGSYSRIYAIDVKTGDELWQYEARLPDGIMPCCDVINRGAALYDDLVIFGTLDAILVALDQKTGKVKWRKKMGDYKAGYSFTAAPMIVKGKVITGISGGEFGIVGKVEARDAKTGELVWTRPTVEGHMGYLNGEENGITGGEANKTWTGDLWKTGGAATWLGGTYDPDQDLIFMGTGNPAPWNSHLRPGDNLYSSSRLAIDPDTGKIVWHFQTTPHDGWDFDGVNELIAFDYKEKGKTVKAAATADRNGFFYVLNRENGEFLRGFPFVSGITWAEGLNDDGTPIYKEGGRPGNPAESENGEKGETVFSVPSFLGGKNWMPMAYSQDTGLFYVPSNEWGMDIWNEPVSYKKGAAYLGSGFTIKSVYEDHIGSLKAIDPKTGKTVWEYKNNAPLWGGVLATAGNLVFTGTPEGYLMGFDAKTGEEVYRFNTGSGIVGSPVTWEMDGEQYLSILSGWGGAVPLWGGEVAKRVKDINQGGTVWTFKLPRS
- a CDS encoding NosR/NirI family protein gives rise to the protein MTGFIHTAFLRTFFFISLCFSACATLAEEVNIDDSLIQSIFPKATLIGDKQSDVPVQPVYQLQELLGYVFASNDLVNLPGFSGTRINLLIGIDTAGNVKGIRIINHHEPIFLHGLGPEPMLNFINQYEGLNVGQRVIVDSAAKNNPDDPSTVHVDGVTKATVSVIIINDTILLSSLKVARQLLSGFASSPLATPKEVYEEKSWQQLLEEGLVRQWRISQQDMADGFNIELDTFPGDTFDLSYDNFDVYYAYLNAPTIGRNLLGDSEYQRLMGILKPNEQAFLVMSEGFFSYLEDDFKPGTVANRISLTQNDLPFPMRDLNFYSYADQQLGAGMPESDDVQVFVVNTQSGFNPGDTMSLNLNIDIARNHLIRNQLHLHDDYSLPESLFDFAEAVVEEAPKAPWVRIWENRIVDISVLVVSLILVTLIFIFQHRLSANEKLFRWVRWSFLTYTLIFIGWLWQGQLSIVNIYPILQSVINGFDINMYLMDPILFILWSYVFVSLFIVGRGIFCGWLCPFGALQEMVGWIAKKLRIRQKKVPFDTHSKLWWVKYAILIGLVITSFASVRVAEIASEVEPFKTAITLQFVRTWPFVLYAVALLVAGLWINKFYCRYVCPLGAGLAVLGYFHAGEWLTRRKACGNPCTLCHHKCDIKAITPTGDINYNECVQCLECIVYYNNDDLCPPLKKAKRQDKAGRNGKQRKGDVEIYTPA